The Linepithema humile isolate Giens D197 chromosome 2, Lhum_UNIL_v1.0, whole genome shotgun sequence genome has a segment encoding these proteins:
- the LOC105679090 gene encoding kin of IRRE-like protein 1 translates to MYILSQSDELKKGKSKSTTHEWQKEIKSNKPNPKCIMAHMTAITRSNNKDNTAQRIQGWIRTHYQEVSAGDSVQLPCMVHNKRGECVWQKDNRLVGMQQGKYEWASKRDNDCTLQIRNVALSYDDGLWECQVSPSDFTIQDGLLSNPSRLLVMVKPKEPRLEYGLQGHEVGPSLTIEEGKNMTVSCVSKYGNPPAFIKWFIGKTELKPQTEQNNATEVDNKKTWAAHSRLQVFGRKEYHGLPLRCVSEHPTSAIPAITETRIDIYYKPEVQLEMNPRTAVPEHSASFLSLKCLADSNPVPNITWYKDSVQLNDSMKQSRTAMHLNGNILSQELRFEPIQKHNAGLYSCRAQNSIGESALASYRLDVQYEPKVKNENNITMDVKETVHLNSAAEPFECPEYDANPPAQYKWVHLRGNSRENREYKSGGRRLRLESIIWSDEGEYRCIAYNMINGAKRETISDVHYVLYVTGPPEIQARSLFGDRNESIGWAGESAYRLKSRVCSQPPPKLVAWQWGSSHIQAGESIPPKYEALPLEPIIEDKMVNKNCYWAQLKIKNLQKEDARMYTFVVESEKGRDSTIIRLTVRDPTEFRVIFAAILVGLLFLLVAISACVYGLLRIRRQRYRQKMEEEGSIAADALYGNGVSMDRQKSINSSHAKKSNLDNCSQNVYDYNHIAKQTRAMSPEALKVRRAPAVLQPPTIV, encoded by the exons ATGTACATTCTCTCTCAATcagatgaattaaaaaaag gGAAAAGCAAGAGTACAACGCATGAATGGCAAAAGGAAATTAAATCAAACAAACCTAACCCAAAATGCATTATGGCACACATGACTGCGATAACACGCTCGAATAATAAGGATAACACTGCACAGAGGATACAGGGTTGGATACGCACGC ACTACCAGGAAGTATCGGCCGGTGACAGTGTGCAGCTGCCCTGCATGGTGCATAACAAGCGAGGGGAATGCGTTTGGCAGAAGGATAATAGGCTGGTGGGCATGCAACAGGGCAAATACGAGTGGGCGAGTAAGCGCGATAACGACTGCACCCTGCAGATAAGGAACGTCGCTCTGTCCTACGATGACGGTCTCTGGGAATGCCAGGTCTCGCCCAGCGACTTTACCATACAAGACGGCCTCTTGTCCAATCCGTCTCGGCTGCTTGTTATGG TAAAACCGAAAGAACCTCGCTTGGAATATGGACTCCAAGGGCACGAGGTGGGACCCAGTCTAACGATAGAGGAGGGAAAAAATATGACGGTTTCCTGCGTGTCGAAATACGGAAACCCACCCGCCTTCATCAAGTG GTTCATAGGGAAGACCGAGCTGAAACCTCAAACAGAGCAGAACAACGCGACGGAGGTAGACAACAAGAAAACCTGGGCGGCTCATAGTCGTCTACAAGTGTTTGGTCGCAAAGAATATCACGGTCTACCGCTCCGATGTGTGAGTGAGCATCCAACGAGCGCAATACCGGCCATCACAGAAACTCGAATAGACATTTATT ACAAGCCGGAAGTGCAACTTGAGATGAACCCGCGTACAGCCGTGCCAGAGCATTCGGCGAGCTTCTTGAGTCTGAAGTGTCTGGCGGACAGTAATCCAGTTCCGAATATTACATGGTACAAAGACTCTGTGCAACTCAACGACTCGATGAAGCAAAGCAGAACGGCGATGCATCTGAACGGCAACATATTAAGCCAAGAATTGCGTTTCGAACCGATCCAGAAGCACAACGCCGGTCTATACTCATGCAGAGCGCAGAACTCCATCGGTGAAAGCGCGCTCGCGAGTTACAGGCTGGACGTTCAAT ATGAACCAAAAGTCAAGAATGAAAATAACATCACCATGGACGTGAAGGAAACGGTGCATCTGAACTCTGCGGCGGAGCCCTTCGAATGCCCCGAATACGACGCTAATCCGCCTGCTCAATACAAGTGGGTGCATCTTCGCGGTAACTCGAGAGAGAACCGTGAGTACAAGAGCGGCGGCCGACGCCTACGTCTCGAGAGCATAATATGGTCCGATGAAGGTGAATACCGTTGCATCGCGTACAACATGATCAACGGCGCCAAACGGGAGACCATCAGCGACGTTCACTACGTGCTGTACGTGACCGGACCGCCGGAGATACAAGCTAGATCGTTGTTCGGTGACCGGAACGAGTCAATCGGATGGGCGGGTGAGAGTGCGTACAGGCTTAAATCCCGAGTATGTTCGCAGCCACCGCCAAAACTGGTCGCTTGGCAATGGGGCAGTTCTCACATACAAGCTG GAGAGAGCATTCCTCCAAAGTACGAGGCTCTGCCGTTGGAGCCCATCATCGAGGACAAGATGGTGAACAAGAATTGCTACTGGGCCCAGCTGAAGATCAAGAATCTGCAAAAGGAGGACGCCCGGATGTACACTTTCGTGGTGGAGAGCGAGAAGGGTCGGGACTCGACGATCATCAGACTGACAGTGCGAGATCCCACGGAGTTCCGCGTAATATTCGCCGCCATATTGGTCGGTCTATTATTCCTGTTGGTGGCGATCTCCGCCTGCGTGTACGGACTGCTAAGAATCCGACGCCAACGATATCGTCAGAAAATGGAGGAGGAAGGCAGCATCGCGGCCGACGCGCTCTACGGCAACGGTGTGTCGATGGATCGACAGAAATCTATTAATTCGTCTCACGCGAAGAAGTCCAACTTGGACAATTGCAGCCAGAACGTGTATGATTACAATCACATCGCGAAGCAGACGCGTGCCATGAGCCCGGAAGCGCTGAAGGTCAGAAGAGCGCCCGCGGTTCTGCAGCCGCCTACCATTGTGTAA
- the pch2 gene encoding pachytene checkpoint protein 2 homolog isoform X2, whose translation MNKENILHVEICQHANSTLSKETIENIVQAKLKSMEEISLDIVLRGEDLVKNTIKDEMEIENHSIEDNFKSDEIIKHHVESVACSSDHLEKGTVKVEGLIFKYYIYRLVYEDGATETMHSDSDELPVMSHWMLPAKEFHYMWENLYYDCNIKNNLLRFVETTMLFSDLTVNSNIISWNKVVLLHGPPGTGKTSMCKALAQKATIRLEKRFQYGEFIEINSHSLFSKWFSESGKLVMKLFDEIKTMVQDEKTLVCILIDEIESLAHARKLCSNGTEPSDSIRVVNALLTQLDQIKRYPNVLILTTSNMTQAIDLAFVDRADIKQYLGYPSESAIYSIYHSCLRELMRVGILEDEKIYDISDLKRQKLFGYTEDSENSVKLLQLSRESEGLSGRILRKIPFLAHALYLSAEKFTMVEFLEAMHSAISKQNQQDVELREEKVDLTQRFAEH comes from the exons atgaacAAAGAAAACATATTACATGTGGAAATATGTCAACATGCTAACag caCTTTGTCGAAAGAAACCATTGAAAATATAGTACAAGCAAAGCTTAAGTCAATGGAAGAGATATCTCTGGATATTGTTTTACGTGGTGAAGATTTAGTTAAAAACACAATAAAAGATGAAATGGAAATAGAAAATCACTCTATAGAAGATAACTTTAAGTCagatgaaattataaaacatcatGTTGAATCTGTTGCATGCTCTTCTGACCATTTAgag AAAGGAACAGTGAAAGTTGAAGGACTCATCTTCAAGTATTATATCTACAGACTGGTATACGAAGATGGTGCCACAGAAACAATGCATTCTGATTCTGATGAATTGCCAGTTATGTCTCACTGGATGTTACCTGCAAAGGAATTTCACTATATGTGGGAAAATCTGTATTATGATTGCAACATAAAAAACAAC ttattgcGTTTTGTGGAAACAACAATGTTATTTTCCGATTTGACTGTTAACTCTAATATTATAAGCTGGAATAAAGTAGTGTTACTGCATGGTCCTCCAGGTACAGGCAAAACCAGTATGTGCAAAGCTCTAGCTCAAAAAGCTACCATTCGTTTAGAAAAGCGCTTCCAGTATGGAGAATTCATAGAGATTAATAGTCACAGTCTATTTTCAAAATGGTTTTCTGAG AGTGGGAAGCTTGTTATGAAGctatttgatgaaataaaaactatgGTCCAAGATGAAAAGACATTGGTATGCATTTTGATTGACGAGATAGAATCATTAGCACACGCACGTAAATTATGCAGCAATGGGACTGAACCATCTGATTCCATACGCGTTGTAAATGCGCTTCTTACGCAATTGGATCAAATCAAGCGATATCCGAATGTTTTAATCCTCACAACGAGCAACATGACACAAGCTATAGATCTGGCATTTGTCGATCGAGCAGACATAAAACAGTATCTTGGATATCCATCCGAAAGCGCTATTTATAGCATTTACCATTCGTGTCTGAGGGAGTTAATGAGG GTTGGAATTTTGGaggatgaaaaaatatacgacATATCGGATCTAAAACGTCAAAAACTATTCGGATACACGGAAGATTCTGAGAACAGTGTAAAACTATTGCAACTTAGTCGCGAGAGCGAAGGCTTGAGTGGACGTATCTTAAGAAAGATACCATTTTTAGCGCACGCTCTTTATTTATCCGCAGAGAAGTTTACGATGGTCGAATTTCTAGAGGCTATGCATTCAGCTATATCGAAACAAAATCAGCAAGATGTCGAGCTTCGTGAAGAAAAAG TGGACCTAACGCAACGTTTCGCCGAACACTGA
- the pch2 gene encoding pachytene checkpoint protein 2 homolog isoform X3: MNKENILHVEICQHANSTLSKETIENIVQAKLKSMEEISLDIVLRGEDLVKNTIKDEMEIENHSIEDNFKSDEIIKHHVESVACSSDHLEKGTVKVEGLIFKYYIYRLVYEDGATETMHSDSDELPVMSHWMLPAKEFHYMWENLYYDCNIKNNLLRFVETTMLFSDLTVNSNIISWNKVVLLHGPPGTGKTSMCKALAQKATIRLEKRFQYGEFIEINSHSLFSKWFSESGKLVMKLFDEIKTMVQDEKTLVCILIDEIESLAHARKLCSNGTEPSDSIRVVNALLTQLDQIKRYPNVLILTTSNMTQAIDLAFVDRADIKQYLGYPSESAIYSIYHSCLRELMRVGILEDEKIYDISDLKRQKLFGYTEDSENSVKLLQLSRESEGLSGRILRKIPFLAHALYLSAEKFTMVEFLEAMHSAISKQNQQDVELREEKGMEHGVNIPV; the protein is encoded by the exons atgaacAAAGAAAACATATTACATGTGGAAATATGTCAACATGCTAACag caCTTTGTCGAAAGAAACCATTGAAAATATAGTACAAGCAAAGCTTAAGTCAATGGAAGAGATATCTCTGGATATTGTTTTACGTGGTGAAGATTTAGTTAAAAACACAATAAAAGATGAAATGGAAATAGAAAATCACTCTATAGAAGATAACTTTAAGTCagatgaaattataaaacatcatGTTGAATCTGTTGCATGCTCTTCTGACCATTTAgag AAAGGAACAGTGAAAGTTGAAGGACTCATCTTCAAGTATTATATCTACAGACTGGTATACGAAGATGGTGCCACAGAAACAATGCATTCTGATTCTGATGAATTGCCAGTTATGTCTCACTGGATGTTACCTGCAAAGGAATTTCACTATATGTGGGAAAATCTGTATTATGATTGCAACATAAAAAACAAC ttattgcGTTTTGTGGAAACAACAATGTTATTTTCCGATTTGACTGTTAACTCTAATATTATAAGCTGGAATAAAGTAGTGTTACTGCATGGTCCTCCAGGTACAGGCAAAACCAGTATGTGCAAAGCTCTAGCTCAAAAAGCTACCATTCGTTTAGAAAAGCGCTTCCAGTATGGAGAATTCATAGAGATTAATAGTCACAGTCTATTTTCAAAATGGTTTTCTGAG AGTGGGAAGCTTGTTATGAAGctatttgatgaaataaaaactatgGTCCAAGATGAAAAGACATTGGTATGCATTTTGATTGACGAGATAGAATCATTAGCACACGCACGTAAATTATGCAGCAATGGGACTGAACCATCTGATTCCATACGCGTTGTAAATGCGCTTCTTACGCAATTGGATCAAATCAAGCGATATCCGAATGTTTTAATCCTCACAACGAGCAACATGACACAAGCTATAGATCTGGCATTTGTCGATCGAGCAGACATAAAACAGTATCTTGGATATCCATCCGAAAGCGCTATTTATAGCATTTACCATTCGTGTCTGAGGGAGTTAATGAGG GTTGGAATTTTGGaggatgaaaaaatatacgacATATCGGATCTAAAACGTCAAAAACTATTCGGATACACGGAAGATTCTGAGAACAGTGTAAAACTATTGCAACTTAGTCGCGAGAGCGAAGGCTTGAGTGGACGTATCTTAAGAAAGATACCATTTTTAGCGCACGCTCTTTATTTATCCGCAGAGAAGTTTACGATGGTCGAATTTCTAGAGGCTATGCATTCAGCTATATCGAAACAAAATCAGCAAGATGTCGAGCTTCGTGAAGAAAAAG GAATGGAACATGGGGTCAACATTCCGGTTTAA
- the pch2 gene encoding pachytene checkpoint protein 2 homolog isoform X4 has product MNKENILHVEICQHANSTLSKETIENIVQAKLKSMEEISLDIVLRGEDLVKNTIKDEMEIENHSIEDNFKSDEIIKHHVESVACSSDHLEKGTVKVEGLIFKYYIYRLVYEDGATETMHSDSDELPVMSHWMLPAKEFHYMWENLYYDCNIKNNLLRFVETTMLFSDLTVNSNIISWNKVVLLHGPPGTGKTSMCKALAQKATIRLEKRFQYGEFIEINSHSLFSKWFSESGKLVMKLFDEIKTMVQDEKTLVCILIDEIESLAHARKLCSNGTEPSDSIRVVNALLTQLDQIKRYPNVLILTTSNMTQAIDLAFVDRADIKQYLGYPSESAIYSIYHSCLRELMRVGILEDEKIYDISDLKRQKLFGYTEDSENSVKLLQLSRESEGLSGRILRKIPFLAHALYLSAEKFTMVEFLEAMHSAISKQNQQDVELREEKDS; this is encoded by the exons atgaacAAAGAAAACATATTACATGTGGAAATATGTCAACATGCTAACag caCTTTGTCGAAAGAAACCATTGAAAATATAGTACAAGCAAAGCTTAAGTCAATGGAAGAGATATCTCTGGATATTGTTTTACGTGGTGAAGATTTAGTTAAAAACACAATAAAAGATGAAATGGAAATAGAAAATCACTCTATAGAAGATAACTTTAAGTCagatgaaattataaaacatcatGTTGAATCTGTTGCATGCTCTTCTGACCATTTAgag AAAGGAACAGTGAAAGTTGAAGGACTCATCTTCAAGTATTATATCTACAGACTGGTATACGAAGATGGTGCCACAGAAACAATGCATTCTGATTCTGATGAATTGCCAGTTATGTCTCACTGGATGTTACCTGCAAAGGAATTTCACTATATGTGGGAAAATCTGTATTATGATTGCAACATAAAAAACAAC ttattgcGTTTTGTGGAAACAACAATGTTATTTTCCGATTTGACTGTTAACTCTAATATTATAAGCTGGAATAAAGTAGTGTTACTGCATGGTCCTCCAGGTACAGGCAAAACCAGTATGTGCAAAGCTCTAGCTCAAAAAGCTACCATTCGTTTAGAAAAGCGCTTCCAGTATGGAGAATTCATAGAGATTAATAGTCACAGTCTATTTTCAAAATGGTTTTCTGAG AGTGGGAAGCTTGTTATGAAGctatttgatgaaataaaaactatgGTCCAAGATGAAAAGACATTGGTATGCATTTTGATTGACGAGATAGAATCATTAGCACACGCACGTAAATTATGCAGCAATGGGACTGAACCATCTGATTCCATACGCGTTGTAAATGCGCTTCTTACGCAATTGGATCAAATCAAGCGATATCCGAATGTTTTAATCCTCACAACGAGCAACATGACACAAGCTATAGATCTGGCATTTGTCGATCGAGCAGACATAAAACAGTATCTTGGATATCCATCCGAAAGCGCTATTTATAGCATTTACCATTCGTGTCTGAGGGAGTTAATGAGG GTTGGAATTTTGGaggatgaaaaaatatacgacATATCGGATCTAAAACGTCAAAAACTATTCGGATACACGGAAGATTCTGAGAACAGTGTAAAACTATTGCAACTTAGTCGCGAGAGCGAAGGCTTGAGTGGACGTATCTTAAGAAAGATACCATTTTTAGCGCACGCTCTTTATTTATCCGCAGAGAAGTTTACGATGGTCGAATTTCTAGAGGCTATGCATTCAGCTATATCGAAACAAAATCAGCAAGATGTCGAGCTTCGTGAAGAAAAAG ATTCTTGA
- the pch2 gene encoding pachytene checkpoint protein 2 homolog isoform X1, with amino-acid sequence MNKENILHVEICQHANSTLSKETIENIVQAKLKSMEEISLDIVLRGEDLVKNTIKDEMEIENHSIEDNFKSDEIIKHHVESVACSSDHLEKGTVKVEGLIFKYYIYRLVYEDGATETMHSDSDELPVMSHWMLPAKEFHYMWENLYYDCNIKNNLLRFVETTMLFSDLTVNSNIISWNKVVLLHGPPGTGKTSMCKALAQKATIRLEKRFQYGEFIEINSHSLFSKWFSESGKLVMKLFDEIKTMVQDEKTLVCILIDEIESLAHARKLCSNGTEPSDSIRVVNALLTQLDQIKRYPNVLILTTSNMTQAIDLAFVDRADIKQYLGYPSESAIYSIYHSCLRELMRVGILEDEKIYDISDLKRQKLFGYTEDSENSVKLLQLSRESEGLSGRILRKIPFLAHALYLSAEKFTMVEFLEAMHSAISKQNQQDVELREEKVSEVQFCTDSASSSRNRH; translated from the exons atgaacAAAGAAAACATATTACATGTGGAAATATGTCAACATGCTAACag caCTTTGTCGAAAGAAACCATTGAAAATATAGTACAAGCAAAGCTTAAGTCAATGGAAGAGATATCTCTGGATATTGTTTTACGTGGTGAAGATTTAGTTAAAAACACAATAAAAGATGAAATGGAAATAGAAAATCACTCTATAGAAGATAACTTTAAGTCagatgaaattataaaacatcatGTTGAATCTGTTGCATGCTCTTCTGACCATTTAgag AAAGGAACAGTGAAAGTTGAAGGACTCATCTTCAAGTATTATATCTACAGACTGGTATACGAAGATGGTGCCACAGAAACAATGCATTCTGATTCTGATGAATTGCCAGTTATGTCTCACTGGATGTTACCTGCAAAGGAATTTCACTATATGTGGGAAAATCTGTATTATGATTGCAACATAAAAAACAAC ttattgcGTTTTGTGGAAACAACAATGTTATTTTCCGATTTGACTGTTAACTCTAATATTATAAGCTGGAATAAAGTAGTGTTACTGCATGGTCCTCCAGGTACAGGCAAAACCAGTATGTGCAAAGCTCTAGCTCAAAAAGCTACCATTCGTTTAGAAAAGCGCTTCCAGTATGGAGAATTCATAGAGATTAATAGTCACAGTCTATTTTCAAAATGGTTTTCTGAG AGTGGGAAGCTTGTTATGAAGctatttgatgaaataaaaactatgGTCCAAGATGAAAAGACATTGGTATGCATTTTGATTGACGAGATAGAATCATTAGCACACGCACGTAAATTATGCAGCAATGGGACTGAACCATCTGATTCCATACGCGTTGTAAATGCGCTTCTTACGCAATTGGATCAAATCAAGCGATATCCGAATGTTTTAATCCTCACAACGAGCAACATGACACAAGCTATAGATCTGGCATTTGTCGATCGAGCAGACATAAAACAGTATCTTGGATATCCATCCGAAAGCGCTATTTATAGCATTTACCATTCGTGTCTGAGGGAGTTAATGAGG GTTGGAATTTTGGaggatgaaaaaatatacgacATATCGGATCTAAAACGTCAAAAACTATTCGGATACACGGAAGATTCTGAGAACAGTGTAAAACTATTGCAACTTAGTCGCGAGAGCGAAGGCTTGAGTGGACGTATCTTAAGAAAGATACCATTTTTAGCGCACGCTCTTTATTTATCCGCAGAGAAGTTTACGATGGTCGAATTTCTAGAGGCTATGCATTCAGCTATATCGAAACAAAATCAGCAAGATGTCGAGCTTCGTGAAGAAAAAG TTTCTGAGGTCCAGTTTTGCACCGATTCCGCCTCCTCGTCGCGCAATCGCCATTAA